One region of Qipengyuania sp. SS22 genomic DNA includes:
- a CDS encoding NADH-quinone oxidoreductase subunit M: MEFPILSLMLAVPLAGAIACLFLGAHTARMVALVATLVDLALGVLLWLNYDIGGAQWQFTERAEIFAGFSYALGIDGIALMLIMLSVFLMPICILASWDSISKRVGEYMSAFLLMEVLMIGVFASQDMFLFYIFFEAGLIPMYLIIGVWGGNNRIYASYKFFLYTLLGSVLMLIAMMWMVNEAGTTDIPTLLNYDFAPQAQTWLWLAFFASFAVKMPMWPVHTWLPDAHVQAPTAGSVILAGVLLKLGGYGFIRFSLPMFPEASAQFTWFVFVLSMIAVIYTSLVALVQSDMKKLIAYSSVAHMAIVTAGIFAFNAQGIEGAIMVMLGHGLVSGALFLCVGVIYDRLHTREIARYGGLAINMPRYALFFLLFTMASIGLPGTSNFVGEFLALAGLYKVSTLVTLVCTTGIILGAAYMLYLYRRVVFGLQVNEDAARMPDLNAREWAMLAPIAAAVLWMGVYPESFLAPMRQDIAALEARVARAAPDFDADNVVGTPREHNANYVAATHGESHGEEGAH, encoded by the coding sequence ATGGAGTTTCCCATCCTTTCGCTGATGCTCGCCGTGCCGCTGGCCGGCGCAATCGCCTGCCTGTTCCTGGGGGCACACACCGCGCGCATGGTCGCGCTGGTGGCTACGCTGGTCGACCTCGCCCTTGGCGTGCTGTTGTGGCTCAATTACGATATCGGCGGGGCGCAATGGCAGTTCACCGAACGCGCCGAGATCTTCGCGGGTTTCAGCTATGCGCTGGGGATCGACGGGATCGCGCTGATGCTGATCATGCTCAGCGTTTTCCTGATGCCGATCTGCATCCTTGCCAGCTGGGATTCGATCAGCAAGCGCGTCGGCGAATACATGAGCGCCTTCCTGCTGATGGAAGTGCTGATGATCGGCGTCTTCGCATCGCAGGACATGTTCCTGTTCTACATCTTCTTCGAAGCCGGCCTGATCCCGATGTATCTGATCATCGGGGTATGGGGCGGCAATAACCGTATCTACGCGTCGTATAAGTTCTTCCTCTACACGCTGCTCGGCTCAGTCCTGATGCTGATCGCGATGATGTGGATGGTGAACGAGGCGGGCACCACCGACATCCCGACGCTGCTGAATTACGATTTCGCTCCGCAAGCGCAGACCTGGCTGTGGCTCGCCTTCTTCGCCAGTTTCGCAGTGAAGATGCCGATGTGGCCGGTCCACACCTGGCTGCCCGATGCCCACGTGCAGGCGCCGACCGCCGGCTCGGTCATCCTTGCGGGCGTGCTGCTCAAGCTGGGCGGCTACGGTTTCATCCGCTTCAGCCTGCCGATGTTCCCCGAAGCGAGCGCGCAGTTCACCTGGTTCGTCTTCGTGCTCTCGATGATCGCGGTGATCTACACCTCGCTTGTCGCACTGGTGCAGAGCGACATGAAGAAGCTCATCGCCTATTCCTCGGTCGCGCATATGGCGATCGTGACCGCGGGCATCTTCGCCTTCAATGCGCAGGGCATCGAGGGCGCGATAATGGTTATGCTCGGCCACGGGCTGGTCTCGGGCGCGCTGTTCCTGTGCGTCGGGGTGATCTACGACCGGCTGCACACGCGCGAGATCGCGCGCTATGGCGGCCTGGCGATCAACATGCCGCGCTATGCGCTGTTCTTCCTGCTGTTCACCATGGCCTCGATCGGCCTGCCGGGGACGAGCAACTTCGTGGGCGAATTCCTCGCGCTGGCGGGTCTCTACAAGGTCTCCACGCTGGTCACGCTGGTCTGCACCACCGGGATCATCCTCGGTGCCGCCTACATGCTGTATCTCTACCGCCGCGTCGTCTTCGGACTGCAGGTCAATGAAGATGCCGCGCGCATGCCCGACCTCAACGCCCGCGAATGGGCCATGCTCGCGCCGATCGCAGCCGCAGTGCTGTGGATGGGCGTCTATCCGGAAAGCTTCCTAGCCCCCATGCGTCAGGACATTGCCGCTCTCGAAGCGCGCGTTGCGCGCGCAGCACCCGATTTCGACGCCGATAACGTCGTCGGTACGCCGCGCGAGCATAACGCCAATTATGTCGCGGCGACCCATGGCGAAAGCCATGGCGAGGAGGGAGCGCACTGA
- the nuoL gene encoding NADH-quinone oxidoreductase subunit L yields MEILVIVFLPLIAAIVAGLTNKAAPNVFAKSITTGALFISAALSWPIFLGFVNGTAEPTVVPVLTWVQSGTLAFDWALRVDTLTAIMLVVINTVSALVHLYSWGYMDEDPDQPRFFAYLSLFTFAMLMLVTADNLVQMFFGWEGVGLASYLLIGFWFKKPSANAAAIKAFVVNRVGDLGFMLGIFGTYLVFDTVSISEILAAAPGMSGATIGFLGYSVQTMDVLCILLFIGAMGKSAQLGLHTWLPDAMEGPTPVSALIHAATMVTAGVFMVCRLSPMFETAPVALAMVTFVGAATCIFAATVGTVQWDIKRVIAYSTCSQLGYMFFAAGVGAYGGAMFHLFTHAFFKALLFLGAGSVIHAMHHEQDMRYYGQLRKHIPLTFWAMMMGTLAITGVGIYHLGAGFAGFWSKDAILEVAYGRGTELGNFAFWMGTFAALLTSFYSWRLMFLTFWGKPRWIESEHIQHRVHKTPAEAGEDTTGGYHPHESPLTMLIPLGVLSIGAVLAGQIFAPTFLDDAAFWGSAIFYNEPLIHAMHGVPYLVKYAAFIVMVIGLFVAWLAYIKDTSIPGKTAKQLGPVYRFLYNKWYFDELYHFLFVVPAFWLGRQFWKLGDVGTIDRFGPNGVAWVVEKGAVGARRFQTGYLYSYALVMLLGLVAAITWVLF; encoded by the coding sequence GTGGAAATTCTCGTCATCGTCTTCCTGCCGCTGATCGCGGCGATCGTCGCCGGCCTGACCAACAAGGCCGCGCCGAACGTATTCGCCAAGTCGATCACGACCGGGGCGCTGTTCATCAGCGCTGCGCTGAGCTGGCCGATCTTCCTCGGCTTCGTCAACGGCACCGCCGAACCGACCGTGGTACCGGTGCTGACCTGGGTGCAGTCGGGCACGCTCGCCTTCGACTGGGCGCTGCGCGTCGATACGCTCACGGCCATCATGCTGGTGGTGATCAACACGGTTTCCGCGCTCGTCCACCTCTATAGCTGGGGCTATATGGACGAAGACCCGGATCAGCCGCGGTTCTTCGCCTATCTCAGCCTGTTCACTTTCGCCATGCTGATGCTGGTGACCGCCGATAACCTCGTCCAGATGTTCTTCGGTTGGGAAGGGGTTGGGCTGGCATCCTACCTGCTTATCGGCTTCTGGTTTAAAAAGCCGAGCGCCAATGCTGCCGCGATCAAGGCTTTCGTGGTCAACCGCGTGGGCGATCTCGGCTTCATGCTCGGTATCTTCGGCACCTATCTGGTGTTCGACACCGTTTCGATCAGCGAGATCCTCGCCGCTGCACCCGGCATGAGCGGGGCAACGATCGGCTTCCTCGGCTACAGCGTACAGACGATGGATGTCCTGTGCATCCTGCTGTTCATCGGCGCGATGGGCAAATCGGCGCAGCTCGGACTCCACACCTGGCTGCCCGACGCGATGGAAGGCCCGACGCCGGTGTCCGCACTGATCCATGCCGCGACCATGGTGACCGCTGGCGTGTTTATGGTTTGCCGCCTGAGCCCCATGTTCGAAACCGCTCCGGTTGCGCTGGCCATGGTGACCTTCGTCGGCGCCGCCACCTGCATCTTCGCCGCCACCGTCGGCACGGTGCAGTGGGACATCAAGCGCGTGATCGCCTATTCAACCTGTTCGCAGCTCGGCTACATGTTCTTTGCCGCGGGTGTCGGTGCCTATGGCGGTGCAATGTTCCACCTGTTTACGCACGCCTTCTTCAAGGCGCTGCTGTTCCTGGGCGCGGGCTCGGTCATTCACGCAATGCACCATGAACAGGACATGCGCTATTACGGCCAGCTGCGGAAACACATCCCGCTGACCTTCTGGGCGATGATGATGGGTACGCTGGCGATCACCGGCGTGGGCATCTATCATCTGGGCGCAGGCTTTGCCGGCTTCTGGTCGAAGGATGCGATCCTCGAAGTGGCCTATGGCCGCGGGACCGAACTGGGCAATTTCGCTTTCTGGATGGGCACCTTTGCCGCGCTGCTGACCAGCTTCTACAGCTGGCGACTGATGTTCCTCACCTTCTGGGGCAAGCCGCGCTGGATCGAGAGCGAGCATATCCAGCACAGAGTGCATAAAACCCCGGCGGAAGCGGGCGAGGACACCACCGGTGGCTATCACCCGCATGAAAGCCCGCTGACGATGCTGATCCCGCTCGGCGTGTTGTCGATCGGGGCGGTGCTGGCAGGGCAGATTTTCGCGCCCACATTCCTCGACGATGCCGCATTCTGGGGCAGCGCGATCTTCTATAACGAGCCGCTGATCCACGCGATGCACGGTGTGCCCTATCTCGTGAAATACGCCGCCTTCATCGTGATGGTGATCGGCCTGTTCGTTGCCTGGCTGGCCTATATCAAGGACACCAGCATTCCCGGCAAGACGGCCAAACAGCTCGGCCCGGTTTACCGCTTCCTCTACAACAAGTGGTATTTCGACGAGCTCTACCATTTCCTTTTCGTGGTGCCGGCCTTCTGGCTCGGCCGTCAGTTCTGGAAACTCGGCGATGTCGGCACGATCGATCGCTTCGGCCCCAATGGCGTCGCATGGGTGGTCGAAAAGGGCGCTGTGGGCGCCCGCCGGTTCCAGACCGGATACCTCTATAGCTATGCGCTGGTGATGCTCCTCGGGCTCGTCGCCGCGATCACCTGGGTGCTGTTCTGA
- the nuoK gene encoding NADH-quinone oxidoreductase subunit NuoK, which yields MIGIEHYIVVSAILFVLGVLGIFLNRKNIIVILMAIELILLSVNIQLVAFSAYLGDLVGQVFAMFVLTVAAGEAAVGLAILVIYFRGRGTIAVDDVDRLKG from the coding sequence GTGATCGGCATCGAGCATTACATCGTCGTCAGCGCGATCCTGTTCGTGCTCGGCGTGCTGGGCATCTTCCTCAACCGCAAGAACATCATCGTCATCCTGATGGCGATCGAGCTGATCCTGCTGAGCGTGAACATCCAGCTGGTGGCCTTCAGTGCGTATCTGGGCGATCTGGTCGGGCAGGTCTTCGCGATGTTCGTGCTCACCGTTGCGGCGGGCGAGGCCGCGGTCGGGCTTGCCATTCTCGTCATCTATTTCCGTGGCCGCGGTACGATCGCGGTCGACGACGTCGACCGGCTGAAGGGGTAA
- a CDS encoding NADH-quinone oxidoreductase subunit J, protein MIQTLAFYLFAALVIASAVMVIMARNPVHSVLWLILAFFNAAGLMVLVGAEFIAALLVIVYVGAVAVLFLFVVMMLDIDFTELRAGFVKNFPLGIAIALVLAAELIFGIGAYQAGRIELGVASGAAAPVLGASNTASIGAVLYRDYLFLFEAAGLILLVAMVGAIVLTHRQRPDGARGHQNITKQVRRNPDEATVMKQPEVGKGIEL, encoded by the coding sequence GTGATACAGACTCTCGCCTTCTATCTGTTCGCCGCGCTCGTCATCGCCAGCGCCGTCATGGTCATCATGGCGCGCAACCCGGTGCATTCGGTGCTGTGGCTGATCCTCGCCTTCTTCAACGCCGCGGGCCTGATGGTCCTCGTCGGTGCGGAGTTCATCGCCGCGCTGCTGGTAATCGTCTATGTCGGCGCCGTCGCCGTGCTGTTCCTGTTCGTGGTGATGATGCTCGACATCGATTTCACCGAACTGCGCGCCGGTTTCGTCAAGAATTTCCCGCTCGGCATCGCGATCGCGCTGGTGCTTGCGGCCGAGCTGATCTTCGGCATCGGCGCCTATCAGGCGGGCCGGATCGAACTGGGCGTGGCGAGCGGGGCGGCAGCGCCGGTCCTCGGTGCCTCGAACACCGCCAGCATCGGTGCGGTGCTGTATCGCGATTACCTGTTCCTGTTCGAAGCGGCGGGCCTCATCCTGCTCGTCGCCATGGTCGGCGCTATCGTGCTGACCCACCGCCAGCGTCCCGATGGCGCGCGCGGCCACCAGAACATCACCAAGCAGGTCCGCCGCAATCCCGATGAGGCGACCGTCATGAAGCAGCCCGAAGTGGGCAAGGGGATCGAGCTGTGA
- the nuoI gene encoding NADH-quinone oxidoreductase subunit NuoI, translated as MSIAQTIKAFTLWEFVKAHALTLKYFFKPKVTINYPFEKNPISPRFRGEHALRRYPNGEERCIACKLCEAVCPAQAITIESEPREDGSRRTTRYDIDMTKCIYCGFCQEACPVDAVVEGPNFEYATETREELLYDKAKLLANGDKWERAIAANLEADAPYR; from the coding sequence ATGAGTATCGCGCAAACCATCAAGGCGTTCACCCTGTGGGAGTTCGTGAAGGCGCATGCCCTCACGTTGAAGTACTTCTTCAAGCCCAAGGTGACGATCAACTATCCGTTCGAGAAGAACCCGATCTCGCCCCGTTTCCGCGGCGAGCATGCGCTGCGCCGTTATCCCAATGGTGAAGAGCGCTGCATCGCCTGCAAGCTGTGCGAGGCCGTATGCCCCGCGCAGGCGATCACCATCGAGAGCGAACCGCGCGAGGACGGCAGCCGGCGCACCACGCGGTACGACATCGACATGACCAAGTGCATCTATTGCGGCTTCTGCCAGGAAGCCTGCCCGGTGGATGCCGTGGTCGAGGGGCCGAACTTCGAATATGCGACCGAAACGCGCGAGGAACTGCTCTACGACAAGGCCAAACTGCTCGCCAACGGGGACAAGTGGGAGCGCGCCATCGCCGCGAACCTTGAAGCCGATGCACCGTACCGATAG
- the nuoH gene encoding NADH-quinone oxidoreductase subunit NuoH, protein MTEFFQSLGMNYEWAWFTATFAGILLIALPLMLAVAMIIYVDRKVWAAINLRRGPNVVGPFGLLQSFADGLKVFLQETIIPSAANKGIFILAPIVTFSVALAAWAVVPFSATAVLADINIGLLYILAISSLSVYGVVMSGWASNSKYPFFSAMRAAAQMISYEVSIGFILICVVLFAGTFNLNDIVRAQEGFGLGVVNAYVIHPLLFPMWVMFFISSLAETQRVPFDLTEAESELVAGYQTEYSSMSFALFWLGEYANILLMCILNALLFWGGWLPPIDWAPLYYVPGIVWLLLKTFFFFFMFSWVMATVPRYRYDQLMRLGWKVFLPISLGFVVVISGYLMATGHYG, encoded by the coding sequence ATGACCGAATTCTTCCAATCGCTCGGCATGAATTACGAATGGGCGTGGTTCACCGCGACCTTCGCGGGCATCCTGCTGATCGCGCTGCCGCTGATGCTTGCCGTCGCGATGATCATCTATGTCGACCGCAAGGTATGGGCTGCAATCAATCTGCGCCGTGGTCCCAATGTGGTCGGCCCCTTCGGCCTGCTGCAGAGCTTTGCCGACGGTTTGAAGGTGTTCCTGCAGGAAACCATTATTCCCTCGGCCGCGAACAAGGGCATCTTCATCCTTGCGCCGATCGTCACTTTTAGCGTGGCGCTCGCAGCTTGGGCTGTGGTGCCGTTCAGCGCCACTGCGGTGCTGGCGGACATCAATATCGGCCTGCTTTACATCCTCGCGATCAGCTCGCTGTCGGTTTACGGCGTGGTGATGAGCGGGTGGGCAAGTAACTCGAAATACCCGTTCTTCTCGGCCATGCGCGCCGCCGCGCAGATGATCAGTTACGAAGTCTCGATCGGCTTCATCCTGATCTGCGTGGTGCTGTTCGCGGGCACATTCAATCTCAATGACATCGTGCGCGCGCAGGAAGGCTTCGGCCTTGGCGTGGTCAACGCCTATGTCATCCACCCGCTGCTGTTCCCGATGTGGGTGATGTTCTTCATCAGCTCGCTCGCTGAAACGCAGCGCGTGCCGTTCGACCTTACCGAGGCGGAGAGCGAGCTCGTCGCCGGGTACCAGACCGAATACAGCTCGATGAGCTTCGCGCTGTTCTGGCTTGGCGAATATGCCAACATCCTGCTGATGTGCATTCTCAATGCGCTGCTGTTCTGGGGTGGCTGGCTGCCGCCGATCGATTGGGCGCCGCTCTATTACGTGCCCGGGATCGTCTGGCTGCTGCTCAAGACGTTCTTCTTCTTCTTCATGTTCAGCTGGGTGATGGCGACCGTACCGCGGTATCGCTACGACCAGCTGATGCGCCTGGGCTGGAAGGTCTTCCTTCCCATCAGCCTCGGCTTTGTCGTCGTCATTTCGGGCTATCTGATGGCCACGGGACATTACGGATGA
- the nuoG gene encoding NADH-quinone oxidoreductase subunit NuoG, whose translation MPKVTVDGQEIEVPDGATVLQACELAGKEIPRFCYHERLSIAGNCRMCLVEVKPGPPKPQASCALPATDGQEIRTDSEMVKTAREGVMEFLLINHPLDCPICDQGGECDLQDQSVAYGRGATRYDENKRAVTEKYMGPLIKTIMTRCIHCTRCVRFSEEIAGVDEIGALGRGEDMQITTYLEQAAEHELSANVIDLCPVGALTSRPYAFEARPWELKKTLSIDVSDAVGANIRLDSRGREVMRALPRINDDVNEEWISDKARYQVDGLSKRRLDKVFMRKRGKLQQASWDEAFKAIAKAKPGSSIAAIAGDMVDCETMFAAKALLKASGSTLTEGRQTGMDYDVSNLAAVNFNSTFAGIETADAILIVGSHIRWEAPLVNVRIRKAVKRGAQVFVVGSFWDTTYPAHFLGDELSVLGDLPQEVADVFAKAERPAIIMGGAALAQGALGAGLAFADQFGLVKDGWNGFNVLHFSAARMGGLMLGFAQKGGMADIAQAKPKVVISLGADEMDFEPYADSLKVYIGHHGDKGAHAADIILPGASYAEKDGTYVNTEGRVQFAEKAVFAPGDAREDWTILRALADALKVEVGFDSFAELQAAMVREVPALGEEGLAAYGDLPKANADAQADGTISAYPIQDFYLTNPIARASAVMQRCSSELLGGDALAEAAE comes from the coding sequence ATGCCCAAAGTCACCGTAGACGGACAGGAAATCGAGGTCCCCGACGGCGCGACCGTCCTTCAGGCCTGTGAGCTAGCGGGGAAGGAAATTCCGCGTTTCTGCTATCACGAGCGGCTGTCGATTGCTGGCAATTGCCGTATGTGCCTCGTCGAAGTGAAGCCCGGACCGCCCAAGCCGCAGGCGAGCTGCGCGCTGCCCGCCACCGACGGGCAGGAAATCCGCACCGACAGCGAAATGGTCAAGACCGCGCGCGAAGGCGTGATGGAATTCCTGCTCATCAACCACCCGCTCGACTGCCCGATCTGCGACCAGGGCGGCGAATGCGACCTGCAGGACCAGTCGGTGGCTTATGGTCGCGGCGCGACGCGCTATGACGAAAACAAGCGTGCGGTGACCGAGAAATACATGGGCCCGCTGATCAAAACGATCATGACCCGCTGTATCCATTGCACCCGCTGCGTGCGCTTCTCCGAAGAAATCGCCGGGGTGGACGAAATCGGCGCGCTTGGCCGCGGCGAGGACATGCAGATCACCACCTATCTCGAGCAGGCGGCGGAGCATGAGCTGTCCGCCAATGTGATCGATCTGTGCCCGGTCGGCGCGCTTACCAGCCGCCCCTATGCCTTCGAGGCGCGTCCGTGGGAGCTCAAGAAGACGCTCAGCATCGACGTATCGGACGCGGTCGGCGCGAATATCCGGCTCGACAGCCGTGGCCGCGAGGTCATGCGCGCGCTCCCGCGGATCAATGACGACGTCAACGAGGAATGGATCTCGGACAAGGCACGTTACCAGGTCGATGGCCTGTCGAAGCGCCGTCTCGACAAGGTCTTCATGCGCAAGCGGGGCAAGCTGCAGCAAGCGAGCTGGGACGAGGCCTTCAAGGCCATCGCCAAGGCCAAGCCCGGCAGCAGCATTGCCGCCATCGCGGGTGACATGGTCGATTGCGAAACCATGTTCGCGGCGAAGGCGCTGCTCAAGGCCAGCGGTTCGACGCTGACCGAGGGCCGCCAGACCGGCATGGATTACGACGTGTCGAATCTGGCCGCGGTTAATTTCAATTCGACCTTCGCCGGGATCGAGACCGCCGATGCGATCTTGATCGTCGGCAGCCACATCCGCTGGGAAGCGCCGTTGGTCAACGTGCGCATCCGCAAGGCAGTCAAGCGCGGCGCGCAAGTGTTCGTGGTCGGGTCCTTCTGGGACACGACTTACCCTGCGCATTTCCTCGGCGACGAGCTGTCGGTCCTTGGCGATCTGCCGCAGGAAGTTGCCGATGTGTTCGCCAAGGCCGAGCGTCCCGCGATCATCATGGGTGGTGCGGCGCTGGCCCAGGGCGCACTGGGCGCAGGCCTCGCCTTTGCCGACCAGTTCGGCCTCGTGAAGGATGGCTGGAACGGTTTCAACGTGCTGCATTTCTCGGCCGCGCGCATGGGCGGACTGATGCTCGGTTTTGCGCAGAAGGGCGGTATGGCGGATATCGCGCAGGCGAAGCCCAAGGTCGTCATCAGCCTCGGCGCGGACGAGATGGATTTCGAACCCTACGCCGATAGCCTCAAGGTCTATATCGGCCACCACGGCGACAAGGGCGCGCATGCGGCGGATATCATCCTGCCCGGCGCCAGCTATGCCGAAAAAGATGGCACTTACGTCAACACCGAAGGCCGCGTGCAATTTGCCGAAAAGGCCGTCTTCGCACCGGGTGATGCGCGCGAGGACTGGACGATCCTGCGTGCGCTCGCCGATGCGCTGAAGGTCGAGGTCGGCTTCGACAGCTTTGCCGAATTGCAGGCCGCGATGGTCCGCGAAGTCCCCGCCTTGGGCGAGGAAGGCCTGGCCGCCTACGGCGATCTGCCCAAGGCGAATGCCGATGCGCAGGCGGACGGCACGATCAGCGCCTATCCGATCCAGGACTTCTACCTCACCAATCCGATCGCCCGCGCCAGCGCGGTGATGCAGCGATGCTCGAGCGAACTGCTCGGCGGCGATGCGCTGGCGGAGGCCGCGGAATGA
- the nuoF gene encoding NADH-quinone oxidoreductase subunit NuoF gives MLADKDRIFTNLYGFQDWGLKAAQQRGDWDDTKSLIARGHDNIIDEMKASGLRGRGGAGFPTGLKWSFMPKESKDGRPSFLVINADESEPGSCKDREIIRHDPHKLIEGALVAGYAMRARAAYIYIRGEYIREAETLQAAIDEAYSAGLIGKNASKSGYDFDVFLHRGAGAYICGEETAMIESLEGKKGQPRLKPPFPAGAGLYGCPTTVNNVESIAVVPTILRRGASWFSSFGRENNKGTKLFQISGHVNKPCVVEEALSIPFSELIEKHCGGITGGKDNLLAVIPGGSSVPLVPAEQIWDAPMDFDGLKDLGSGLGTAGVIVMDKSTDIVRAISRLSYFYKHESCGQCTPCREGTGWMWRMMERLRTGDAAIEEIDMLQQVTKQVEGHTICALGDAAAWPIQGLIRHFRPELERRIEEHNAKFAEAAE, from the coding sequence ATGCTTGCCGATAAGGACCGCATCTTCACCAACCTTTACGGCTTCCAGGACTGGGGGCTGAAGGCGGCGCAACAGCGCGGCGACTGGGACGATACCAAGTCGCTGATCGCGCGCGGGCATGACAATATCATCGACGAGATGAAAGCTTCGGGCCTGCGCGGACGGGGAGGGGCGGGCTTCCCCACGGGCCTCAAATGGTCGTTCATGCCGAAGGAAAGCAAGGACGGTCGTCCCAGTTTCCTCGTCATCAATGCCGATGAAAGCGAACCCGGTTCTTGCAAGGACCGCGAGATCATCCGTCACGATCCGCACAAGCTGATCGAAGGCGCGCTGGTCGCGGGCTACGCCATGCGCGCGCGCGCTGCCTATATCTACATCCGCGGCGAATATATCCGTGAAGCGGAAACGCTGCAGGCGGCGATCGACGAAGCCTATTCCGCAGGACTGATCGGCAAGAATGCGTCGAAGTCGGGCTATGACTTCGACGTCTTCCTGCACCGCGGCGCGGGCGCTTACATCTGCGGCGAAGAAACCGCGATGATCGAAAGCCTCGAAGGCAAGAAGGGCCAGCCGCGCCTCAAGCCGCCATTCCCGGCGGGCGCGGGCCTCTACGGCTGCCCGACCACGGTCAACAATGTCGAAAGCATCGCGGTAGTGCCCACCATCCTGCGGCGCGGCGCGAGCTGGTTCAGCTCCTTCGGACGCGAGAACAACAAGGGCACCAAGCTGTTCCAGATCAGCGGGCATGTGAACAAGCCCTGCGTGGTCGAGGAAGCGCTCAGCATTCCGTTCAGCGAACTGATCGAGAAGCATTGCGGCGGCATCACTGGCGGCAAGGACAATTTGCTCGCGGTGATCCCCGGCGGGTCCTCGGTTCCGCTGGTCCCGGCCGAGCAAATCTGGGACGCACCGATGGATTTCGACGGGCTCAAGGACCTCGGTTCGGGCCTCGGTACGGCGGGCGTCATCGTGATGGACAAGTCGACCGACATCGTCCGCGCGATCAGCCGGTTGAGCTATTTCTACAAGCACGAGAGCTGCGGCCAGTGCACGCCCTGCCGCGAAGGCACGGGCTGGATGTGGCGCATGATGGAACGCCTGCGCACCGGCGATGCCGCGATCGAGGAAATCGACATGCTGCAGCAGGTCACCAAGCAGGTCGAAGGTCATACCATCTGCGCGCTGGGTGATGCGGCGGCATGGCCGATCCAGGGCCTGATCCGCCACTTCCGCCCCGAGCTCGAGCGCCGGATCGAAGAACACAACGCCAAATTTGCCGAGGCAGCGGAATAA
- the nuoE gene encoding NADH-quinone oxidoreductase subunit NuoE produces the protein MADRSPAPDTPELRERWGAFEFTESYRERADTAIARYPEGRQRSAVMPLLDLAQRQVGEETSTQGWLPLPVIEYVADYLDMPVIRVLEVATFYFMYNLKPVGKYHVQVCGTTPCMLRGSDGLFETCKKRGMEKGHVSEDGLWTLTEVECMGNCATAPMVQINDDNYEDLTPERLDEILDELAAGNQPKTGTQIEGKQTSEPEGGPTTLKEMVDANHDYRKAW, from the coding sequence ATGGCCGACCGTTCCCCCGCACCCGACACCCCCGAACTGCGCGAGCGCTGGGGCGCTTTCGAGTTTACCGAGAGCTACCGTGAGCGCGCCGACACCGCGATCGCGCGCTATCCCGAGGGGCGCCAGCGCTCGGCGGTGATGCCGCTGCTCGACCTTGCGCAGCGCCAGGTCGGCGAAGAAACCTCCACGCAGGGCTGGTTGCCGCTGCCGGTGATCGAATATGTCGCCGACTATCTCGACATGCCGGTGATCCGCGTGCTCGAGGTTGCGACTTTCTACTTCATGTACAACCTCAAGCCGGTGGGTAAGTACCACGTCCAGGTGTGCGGTACGACGCCGTGCATGCTGCGTGGTTCGGACGGCCTGTTCGAAACCTGCAAGAAGCGCGGGATGGAAAAGGGCCACGTTTCCGAAGACGGTCTGTGGACGCTGACCGAGGTCGAATGCATGGGCAATTGCGCCACCGCGCCGATGGTCCAGATCAATGACGACAATTACGAAGACCTGACGCCCGAACGGCTCGACGAAATCCTGGACGAACTGGCCGCAGGCAATCAACCCAAGACCGGCACGCAGATCGAGGGCAAGCAGACCAGCGAACCGGAAGGCGGTCCGACCACTTTGAAAGAGATGGTCGACGCCAACCACGATTACCGGAAGGCGTGGTGA